Proteins encoded in a region of the Balaenoptera ricei isolate mBalRic1 chromosome 19, mBalRic1.hap2, whole genome shotgun sequence genome:
- the TTYH1 gene encoding protein tweety homolog 1 isoform X1, translated as MGAPPGYRPSAWVHLLHQLPRADFQLRPVPSGFAPQEQEYQQALLLVVALAGLGLGLSLIFIAVYLIRFCCCRPPEPPGAKSPPPGGGCVTWSCIAALLVGCAGIGIGFYGNSETSDGVSQLSSALLHANHTLTAIDHLVLEMVERLDEAVRTELTTLEEVLTQRTELVAATRGARRQAEAVAQQLQGLAFWRGVPLSPLQVAEDVSFVEEYRWLAYVLLLLLELLVCLFTLLGLAKQSKWLVIVMTVMSLLVLVLSWGSMGLEAATAVGLSDFCSSPDTYILNLTREETGLGSDILSYYFLCNQAVSNPFQQRLTLSQRALANIHSQLQGLEREAVPQFPSAQKPLLSLEETLNVTEGNFHQLVALLHCRGLHKDYGAALRGLCEDALEGLLFLLLFSLLSAGALATALCSLPRAWALFPPRNPSASCSGSHLSEPFLHARLEPVPHLRSFPSCRRRPH; from the exons ATGGGGGCGCCCCCGGGCTACCGACCTTCGGCTTGGGTGCATCTGCTGCACCAGCTGCCCCGCGCCGACTTCCAGCTCCGCCCGGTGCCCAGCGGTTTCGCGCCCCAAGAACAAGAATACCAGCAG gccctgTTGCTGGTGGTGGCCTTGGCAGGCCTGGGCTTGGGCCTGAGCCTCATTTTCATTGCTGTCTACCTCATCCGCTTCTGCTGCTGCCGGCCCCCAGAGCCGCCCGGGGCCAAGAGCCCTCCGCCTGGGGGAGGCTGTGTCACTTGGAGCTGCATTGCTGCCCTTCTCGTCGGCTG CGCTGGCATTGGCATCGGTTTCTATGGCAACAGCGAGACCAGTGATGGGGTGTCCCAGCTCAGCTCTGCACTGCTGCATGCCAACCACACACTCACTGCCATTGACCACCTG GTGTTGGAGATGGTGGAGAGGTTGGATGAGGCCGTGAGGACAGAGCTGACCACTCTGGAGGAGGTGCTGACGCAGCGCACGGAGCTGGTGGCGGCCACCCGGGGGGCTCGGCGGCAGGCAGAAGCCGTGGCCCAGCAGCTCCAGGGGCTGGCCTTCTGGCGGGGAGTGCCCCTGAGCCCCCTGCAAGTAGCCGAAGATGTGTCCTTTGTGGAGGAGTACAG gTGGCTGGCCTACGTTCTCCTGCTGCTCCTGGAGCTACTGGTCTGCCTCTTCACCCTCCTGGGCCTGGCGAAGCAGAGCAAGTGGCTGGTGATTGT GATGACGGTGATGAGTCTCCTGGTTCTTGTCCTGAGCTGGGGCTCCATGGGCCTGGAGGCAGCTACAGCCGTG GGCCTCAGTGACTTCTGCTCCAGTCCGGACACCTACATCCTGAACCTGACCCGGGAGGAGACTGGCCTTGGCTCAG ACATCCTGAGCTATTATTTCCTCTGCAACCAGGCCGTCTCCAACCCCTTTCAACAG AGGCTGACTCTGTCCCAGCGAGCTCTGGCCAACATCCACTCCCAGCTGCAGGGGCTGGAGCGAGAAGCTGTCCCCCAGTTCCCTTCTGCGCAG AAGCCTCTGCTGTCCTTGGAGGAGACGCTGAATGTGACAGAAGGAAACTTCCACCAGTTGGTGGCACTGCTGCACTGTCGTGGCCTGCACAAG gaTTATGGTGCAGCCCTGCGGGGCCTGTGTGAGGACGCCCTGGAAGGCCTGCTCTTCCTGCTGCTGTTCTCCCTCCTGTCCGCGGGGGCCCTGGCCACCGCCCTCTGCAGCCTGCCCCGCGCCTGGGCCCTCTTCCCACCCAg GAATCCAAGCGCTTCGTGCAGTGGCAGTCATCTATCTGAGCCCTTCCTCCATGCCAGACTGGAGCCTGTTCCCCATCTCCG TTCCTTCCCCAGCTGCCGGAGAAGACCCCACTAA
- the TTYH1 gene encoding protein tweety homolog 1 isoform X2: MGAPPGYRPSAWVHLLHQLPRADFQLRPVPSGFAPQEQEYQQALLLVVALAGLGLGLSLIFIAVYLIRFCCCRPPEPPGAKSPPPGGGCVTWSCIAALLVGCAGIGIGFYGNSETSDGVSQLSSALLHANHTLTAIDHLVLEMVERLDEAVRTELTTLEEVLTQRTELVAATRGARRQAEAVAQQLQGLAFWRGVPLSPLQVAEDVSFVEEYRWLAYVLLLLLELLVCLFTLLGLAKQSKWLVIVMTVMSLLVLVLSWGSMGLEAATAVGLSDFCSSPDTYILNLTREETGLGSDILSYYFLCNQAVSNPFQQRLTLSQRALANIHSQLQGLEREAVPQFPSAQKPLLSLEETLNVTEGNFHQLVALLHCRGLHKDYGAALRGLCEDALEGLLFLLLFSLLSAGALATALCSLPRAWALFPPSDDYDDTDDDDPFNPQESKRFVQWQSSI; the protein is encoded by the exons ATGGGGGCGCCCCCGGGCTACCGACCTTCGGCTTGGGTGCATCTGCTGCACCAGCTGCCCCGCGCCGACTTCCAGCTCCGCCCGGTGCCCAGCGGTTTCGCGCCCCAAGAACAAGAATACCAGCAG gccctgTTGCTGGTGGTGGCCTTGGCAGGCCTGGGCTTGGGCCTGAGCCTCATTTTCATTGCTGTCTACCTCATCCGCTTCTGCTGCTGCCGGCCCCCAGAGCCGCCCGGGGCCAAGAGCCCTCCGCCTGGGGGAGGCTGTGTCACTTGGAGCTGCATTGCTGCCCTTCTCGTCGGCTG CGCTGGCATTGGCATCGGTTTCTATGGCAACAGCGAGACCAGTGATGGGGTGTCCCAGCTCAGCTCTGCACTGCTGCATGCCAACCACACACTCACTGCCATTGACCACCTG GTGTTGGAGATGGTGGAGAGGTTGGATGAGGCCGTGAGGACAGAGCTGACCACTCTGGAGGAGGTGCTGACGCAGCGCACGGAGCTGGTGGCGGCCACCCGGGGGGCTCGGCGGCAGGCAGAAGCCGTGGCCCAGCAGCTCCAGGGGCTGGCCTTCTGGCGGGGAGTGCCCCTGAGCCCCCTGCAAGTAGCCGAAGATGTGTCCTTTGTGGAGGAGTACAG gTGGCTGGCCTACGTTCTCCTGCTGCTCCTGGAGCTACTGGTCTGCCTCTTCACCCTCCTGGGCCTGGCGAAGCAGAGCAAGTGGCTGGTGATTGT GATGACGGTGATGAGTCTCCTGGTTCTTGTCCTGAGCTGGGGCTCCATGGGCCTGGAGGCAGCTACAGCCGTG GGCCTCAGTGACTTCTGCTCCAGTCCGGACACCTACATCCTGAACCTGACCCGGGAGGAGACTGGCCTTGGCTCAG ACATCCTGAGCTATTATTTCCTCTGCAACCAGGCCGTCTCCAACCCCTTTCAACAG AGGCTGACTCTGTCCCAGCGAGCTCTGGCCAACATCCACTCCCAGCTGCAGGGGCTGGAGCGAGAAGCTGTCCCCCAGTTCCCTTCTGCGCAG AAGCCTCTGCTGTCCTTGGAGGAGACGCTGAATGTGACAGAAGGAAACTTCCACCAGTTGGTGGCACTGCTGCACTGTCGTGGCCTGCACAAG gaTTATGGTGCAGCCCTGCGGGGCCTGTGTGAGGACGCCCTGGAAGGCCTGCTCTTCCTGCTGCTGTTCTCCCTCCTGTCCGCGGGGGCCCTGGCCACCGCCCTCTGCAGCCTGCCCCGCGCCTGGGCCCTCTTCCCACCCAg TGACGACTATGATGACACAGACGATGACGACCCTTTCAACCCTCAG GAATCCAAGCGCTTCGTGCAGTGGCAGTCATCTATCTGA